The stretch of DNA TTTCGGCTGATGAACTACGAGTTCTTCGTAATAAATCATCAACGTAATAAGTACACACTATTATCACATTACTACATCCAAACCCCTACAGGGGGAGGAGGTCTCCAATCAAATATGTACATTAACTATCTCTCGTAAATCATTGTTATAAGACCGTCCGTGACTGTCTAAATCGGTTCATTCGTTGTAACAAATCAGTGTAACAACTCGTGGTACGCCCGGTTTGCTTCGCTCACGCTCCCCTAGATTTTCCGTCTAGGACACAACAAGCCCTGGTGGATGACGTTCAACGCCTTCAGCGCGTCTTTTTCCTCAATAACACACGAGATGTTAATTTCGTTGGCTCCCTGAGAAATCATCTCAATGTTAATACCTGCCTGGGCCAGAGTAGAGAAGAACATGCCTGCACATCCGACCATGGCCTTCATTCTCGTTCCGATCAGCGACACAATGGTCATGCCTCGCTTCACATCTACTGTGCCGTACTttcgcagctcctccacagcctgCTTGAGGTTGGAGTCGGGAGCATGGAAGGCCATCGACACATGGACCTCAGAAGTGGAGATGAGATCGACGACAAGTTTCTGCTGGTCGAGAGTAGCAAAGATCTTGTTCAAGAAGCCATGACTCTTGGTTCGCTTATTCGAATGAACGTTGAGAACGGTGATATTCGATTTGGTAGTGACAGCTGtaggcttcttctcgtcatcTACAGGAGCAGACACCTGGGGAGTGAATGAGCCAGAGGACAGAGAAGTTAGCGAGTCGGTGGAAGAAGCCAGATCCTGGACATTGTTTTTCGTTTTCAGGTTGCCCGAGCCGTCAGCAGATGGGTAGATGATagttcctcctcccagGGGGTTTTCCACGTTTTTGATTCGGATAGGAATATGGGCCTTAATGACCTGCTCCATGGTGAAGGGGTGGATGACTTCAGATCCGTAGTAGGTCAACTCAgcggcctcctcgggggTAATGATGGGCAGCAGACGGGCAGTGGACACCTTTCTGGGATCGGCAGTGAAGACACCATCGACTTCTTTCCAGATCTGaagctccttggcgtccagACCCACAGCCACCAGAGCAGCACACAGATCGGTGTATCCTCGTCCGATCTGGCTTAGGAGGCCTCCCTTGACGGGGCCAAAGAAACCGGTCAACACGGGCACCATGTTTCCCTTGACAGGAGCAGAGTCCGTGTTAGGAGAGCCGGGAAGAGTGATGATCTCGCCCAGAACACGTCCGAGGTCCGAATAGAACTTGGGATCTTCGGcattggtggtggtaaCTGCGTGAGACAGGTCAAAGTACCGTGCGTTAACACCAGCGTCCCGCATAACTGCAGTCATGTACATGCAACTGAGCTTCTCCCCAATGGCCATGATGGAGTCGAGTGTTCGGGGGGAGATCTCAGAAATGAtttcagcagcagccaggaTTCGCAACAGCTGGTCGCACTCGCCGTTGATGTCGGCATTGAGGTTTTCGAGCAGTTCGGGGTTCTTGACGTCACGCTTAGCAGCTGCAAGATGGTCTTCTCGGATAGACTCAATGATGGGGTTGTAGGCGTCTGATCCGAGAAGAGCAgagtcagcagcagcaataaGACGGGTGGTGGTtccctcggccttggtTCCGGTAGATCGGGCTGAGCAGACCACAGCCACGTCGTAAGACTGCGAGTACTGCTGCACAATGTCGTTGCAGATGTTTTTGGGGAACTTGCCGACCGATGTTCCTCCGAACTTTTGGACGATCCAGGTCATGTTGAATTGGTGAACTCTTGTTGGGTGGGGGGAGAGTGGTAGCAGTTTGGGTGGTTAAACAAGCTGTTGTGGAATGTCGAACTGTCACAGGTTCCAAACGGATATTAACTGGTGTACTGTTGAACAGATCGATGTCAGATCAGCCCtggtagttgtagttgtggaAGGTGTTGAAGCGATGAAAAGTAAACCGAATGATTTGCTGTCGAGTATAGTTCCAAAGTCGGGTTGTTTCAAACCAAAGCCGCCGAAAAATCGCAGTCTTATACAGTCGTTCAAATGCTCAATCCGTCTGGTATAAGTCACAGAGGTTATATGCGAGGTTGGAATTTTCAAACCTTCGTGACTCATCGGAACAATGACGCAAGTGAGCCGAACGGGATTTGAGAAAGGGTTTTGTAGGCGCCACAATGAACCGATGCACCTGAGTGTTTGGACATTTGAGTATGAGCCTAGTTTGAGCTGATTTCTCGGTCCTCTTTCGTATTCTTCAACTTTTGCCCAAACTACACACGTCCCTATATCAAACTAATCATGCATAGTCACGTGTACAGTTGACTCGGATATGTGGCATGGGTCAAGTTAGATTAGATGGGGTATGGGGATGACAGTACAGCAGATTGAGCTTGATGAGAGACCAGAGTACCAACAGATTATGTTCAGGTGGACATATTGCACATGTACGAGCACGTAACAGGTACATACCCTACTCGTGGTCGTAACATGAACATACAGTCGCAGTACACTATGTAAATATACTGTCTCTTGAATGGACGAATACATGGTGAATTGATTGTACGCAACCATTTCAACAGTGAGAAGACGATTCCTGGCTCGTGGTGAAGACTCTTTCAGCAccaaaagtacaagttctTGAGCTGTGCGGCTCAGTTAAACTACCCAGGATAACGCACTGCTGTGTCTTGGTTCTCACCATTGAAGGCGGGGGATGAGGAGACGCAGGGACACTTGCGGTGGGTGGAATGTGCCACAAATCCAACCGTGAGAAACAAACACCAAAGTTGCTAGCATCAACGGGTGGTCACGGATGTTACATGCGTGtaacactacaagtacatttcACACTATCGCACCTCTTTCCTACGGCTAATGTCAACCTTATGAGCCGTGCGATCCGGGGTCACTCCGTCTTTGGAGAggggaggagaagacaacGTTGACCCGGGGTTGGCGAATGAGTCAGGAGTACCAAGTGGTGAAAAGAGTGGGGGGCCGTGGAGGGGTCGGGGAAGGTGATGACTCTTTGCTGGAGCTTTTAATGCGGTGGTATAGTCGTGGTGGTttttgtattgtacttttTAGCACCTCTTGACAAGTGAGGGgatgtattgtacttgcgAACACTCTTTCACTGATAATCTACTCAAGAGTTGACACTTGGACTCTACTGGAATCGAAGATACTTATATCACTCGTAGAACCGGCTTTCCCTGAAGGTATTGTACATAATCTGGtgcctacagtatgtacctgtTctttctacttgtagtatcaCCACATATCAAAACATTTGGAAGCGATTCGGCTCTCGCATGCCAGAATTCGCTACTTGCACAGGAACAACTCATCcacttcatcttctccctACAAACACCCTACCGGTCTTAGAATGGTGGAAGTTGGCTCTACATTCTTGTCCTGTACTGTCTTCCATGTCGATTTGTATGGGTGAGAAGTACAGATTGTGGTTCGCAACTTGGGATCTCAATCACAGCACCGTAGCTACTTCCTTGTGCATGGAACTACTCCGTATCTCGGAAGATCCTGACCCATGAGACCCTGATCCCGTAACATCCTGATCTCATAAGGCCTGCGAAGCCTGCACTCCTACACATCCTACTGTACCAGACCTACTGTCAGAATCTGTAGAACCGCTTCCGAAAGCCCTGGTTAGCTCGAAACCACAACTAAtgaaaaacaaacaaacccCCGAGTACAGTATCCCCGACCTCCAGGGTCGTTCGGCTACTCTATAACATTAGCATCTTTGATTGCCAACCCGCCGTATTCTGGCGCCTTAATCTCACCCTAAAAGTACAGCCAACCTGCTGAGTAAGTCCTCAGGGGAACAAGGAGAATGGCACGCACATCGCCAGTCTTTGTTCGAGAGGGAGTAGCGATGCAGTCTCACTCTGATCTCCGCTTATGTAACCCCCCACCCCTCCATTGTGCGTGTGCAACCAAGTTGTGTACATCCATCCATACAGTGGATTATCGTCTGTGAGACAGGGTGTGTGCAGACAATAGGGTTTGGAGAGGGAGTAGCAATAGCTGTTAGTCAGCGGATTCCGGTTTGGGAAACTCGTCACAGCAGCACGTTGGTTGGTACAATCCTGTAGGTAGCTatttctcttcttcccaCCATCCGAACCACCACTTTGGAACCCTTCTCACCCTGCTCAACTGGACATGTGTATGGGCAAACCTTACTCCTTTCCCAATCGGGTCGCAAGCCTTGTTTTGGTCCCAGTTCCCAAACCCTAAAATCCAAAACAACAGTTAGCTCGCAACGACAATTAAACACCGTGCTACACCTTGTCTGCAACTTCCAGTACCAGTCTTGAGTCTCCCGCCTcgtctgtctgtgtcccTTCCGTGTCCCATTCCAGGCTCACCAGTCTACCCACGCTCATTCGGCCAGTTTGCAACCTGGCAAGGACTTCAGCACAGAACCCCAGTGACACAACCCGAAGCGATAGAAACTAAAACGACCAACCCGATCAGTACACGGCCTATTGTTCACAGAATCAAGCGACACGTACACCGTTATTGAGCTGTCAGTTGTACCCTCGAAAGCAGTCTCCCCCCTAAACGCAACCTCCCATCACCCATCCCACAACATTCCACCCACACACTAATTTCTAATGACCACCAAATACCACAAACCCGACACGACGTCGTCGGCGTACGGACCTAATGCCGCCACCAGTGCAGCCCAGAGAGCCGCGGCAGCGTCTTCCACAGCCGCCACCCCGACACAGCAGTCCCCAGCAGTGTCCGCAGAAGTAGGCgacatctcctccagacccGTTTCAGGAGTCGATTCGCTCTCACCCTCCAAGCCAGACGAAGTAGAGCCCCCCAAGGCCGTCGTCACGGAGCCCGAGCCCACCACAGACGTGACGCCTATCCCAGAGGCTGTCGTagttcctccttcttctgcatcCCCCAACACCAGGCCTGTGGCCTCCAACACGGCATCGCACTCAAAGGCAGCTGCCCAGGCGGCCCCTAAGCAGGCGCAGAAGACGTCGTCGGCCGCGACAAACGCCGCAGTCGCCGCTGCATCGGGATCCGGGTCGGCTCCCCACCAGCCGCCCAAACGCCCCGGACACCAGCCACAGAAACCGGCTGCAGCCGACGAAGGCTTCATGTCCAAGCTGTGCTGTTGTTTCAGCTCTTCCGAGCCCGAGTACGACACGCAGACCCGACCTGCAACCGCTACTGGCGCTGGAGCTACTGCCTCCGCCTCATCTTCCACAGCTTATGAACCCAAGGTGATGGCCAGACCGGCAGCCAAGGACGCTGCCAGTGAGCGAAAGgatcagcagcagcagcaacagcaacggcagcaacagcagcaacaacatAATGTCGACAGGCATGCTACTGACAATCAGGTCTCTCCTCAGGCGCACTCTCACGGCACAGGGGCCACTGGTGCTGTCGGTGCCGGTGCCGCCGtcggtgctgctggtgccgCCGCTGTGGCCGCAACCACTGCACCTGCTGAGGCTGACACCCACGACGCCCACACAGCTAGCAACGCGGAACTTCAGGCCACACAAGTGGACAAGCTGGCAGACGACTCGTCTGCGTACGAGCTCAGCGACGTGATTCCTGCCAGCCAGGCGTCCGAGTTCTCCTCGGACCCGCGCTACTTTGCCCCCTCTCAAGGATGGCTCCTCAACCCCGTCAGCGACCAGCTAGCCGGACGCAAATGCCTCGTGCTTGATCTGGATGAAACGCTCGTGCACTCGTCGTTCAAGTACATCCACCAGGCGGACTTTGTCATCCCCGTGGAGATTGAGGGCCAGTATCACAACGTTTATGTGATCAAGCGTCCCGGCGTGGACGAATTCATGAAGCGGGTGGGCGAGCTGTACGAGGTGGTCGTGTTCACGGCCTCTGTGAGCAAGTACGGCGATCCTCTGTTGGACCAGCTGGACATCCACAACGTGGTGCATCACCGGCTGTTCCGAGAGTCGTGCTACAACCATCAGGGTAACTACATTAAGAACCTATCGCAGCTCGGCCGGCCTCTTAAGGACGTGATTATTATCGACAACTCGCCTGCATCTTACATTTTCCATCCCCAGCATGCCATTCCTGTGAGCTCTTGGTTCTCAGACGCTCATGACAACGAGCTCTTGGACATGTTGGACTTTTTGGAGGATATGTCTAAGCCgaaggtggaggatgtGTCTCTTGTGTTGGACGTCAACATGTAGGTGCGACAAGAGATGCGGCGCCCTACGCTTGAGGGTGCGCGCGCTAAAACCTTGAGGATGTGCATCCACGAGGAGTGCATGATGCGGGAGTCGCGGCATTGATCTGGTTATCGTGGAATGGTGCCCATTCATCGTGCAATGCTCTCATGAAAAAGGTGTACAAAGGAGAGGACGTGGCTGTGTTGCATAGTCAATAGCGTCCTGATGCTACAAGTGTCTGCATGCTAGAATGGCAGCGCCTTAGGTGCTGCTCAAaactatatatacatcTATATATATCGCCTAGAGCGACTAATGTaattaatttaatttattaCCACTTTTGAGGGACAATCAGCAGTGATTGGGCATGGCCGGGTTATGTGGACGGCTTCAGGCGACAGATACAACTGATCAAGGCGTCCGTCCGGTGAATGTGCTCATAGGTCTAAGGTGTGAGCCCAATATGGTATATGAGTaccaactacttgtaatacAGTCATGATTTAGCAGCTTGTGGTGAGAGTGGAGGAGATGTTAATACAGTATACTGATGGGCCGAGTCCTGTAGCTCTCGGCCGTCACAGGTCCATTCGCTAGAGGTATATTTCATTCGCACCCATCTTCATTTTTCATAATCAAATTCCCTCAACTGTGTTCAAGGTTACTTACGGCCCCGTCTATATTTCACCTCGATTATATCCTGCATGCAACGTAAAATGGGTCTGTCCAAACCTCCGCTTCTTGGTACCCAGGGCTTCGACAGAGACAAGTTTCGAGCGCGATAAGCGAAAGGGTGCAACTGCAAGCGACATAAATCTGACACAGACACGCATTGACGTGGATAGCGGATTTGAAAAGCGGCAAATAGACGAGACCCAGCCCTGAACCACTTACGTCAACATGGCATCTCCGGCAGGATTCAAACGACTTACCAAGGAGTACCAGCGCATCCAGGATGAGCCCGTTCCCTATATTCTGACTCGCCCGACCGATGCCAACATTCTGGAGTGGTACTACGTGATCCAGGGACCTCCCGATACGGATTACGAAGGAGGCCAGTACCTGGGAAAGGTGGTGTTTCCCTCCCAATATCCGTATGCTCCTCCCAGCATTCGCATGTTGACGCCCAGTGGCCGGTTTCTGCCTGACACCCGGCTATGTCTGAGCATTTCCGACTACCATCCCGAGTCGTGGAACCCCTCGTGGGGCATGGGTACCATCATGACTGGTCTCCTGTCGTTCATGACGGGCACAGAGCACTCTACGGGCTGCGACACGGCCACCAACTCGTTTGGACGCAAGAAGCTGGCCCAGGAGTCACACGCATGGAATGAGCGCAATGAGCATTTCAAAAAGTGGTTCGAAAACAGACAGCATGTGGAAAAGTGCATGACCACCGCGATCCAGACCAGTAAGGGGGAGAAGAAGGTAGACATCAAGGAGACTAGCAAATCTACAAGTGCTCCCACGGCCACTGTGATCTCTTCggcctcagcagcctcagcagACTCTTCCAGCTCTCCCACTTCGGAGAAACACAAAAAGCCAGAAGTTATTGATCTGGACGactctcctccttccacacCTAGagtcaagaagaagaagaagaagcccgaGGTTCAAGGAGACTCTGAGTTTGAACCGATTCTGCTGGATTAAGGGACGAGTATGCGAGTGCAGCAACTCGAGTGGACAACATCTCTTGTCTGTGTATGAAAACCGCT from Yarrowia lipolytica chromosome 1D, complete sequence encodes:
- a CDS encoding uncharacterized protein (Compare to YALI0D11704g, similar to Saccharomyces cerevisiae HOM3 (YER052C); ancestral locus Anc_7.226, similar to uniprot|P10869 Saccharomyces cerevisiae YER052c HOM3 L-aspartate 4-P-transferase singleton), giving the protein MTWIVQKFGGTSVGKFPKNICNDIVQQYSQSYDVAVVCSARSTGTKAEGTTTRLIAAADSALLGSDAYNPIIESIREDHLAAAKRDVKNPELLENLNADINGECDQLLRILAAAEIISEISPRTLDSIMAIGEKLSCMYMTAVMRDAGVNARYFDLSHAVTTTNAEDPKFYSDLGRVLGEIITLPGSPNTDSAPVKGNMVPVLTGFFGPVKGGLLSQIGRGYTDLCAALVAVGLDAKELQIWKEVDGVFTADPRKVSTARLLPIITPEEAAELTYYGSEVIHPFTMEQVIKAHIPIRIKNVENPLGGGTIIYPSADGSGNLKTKNNVQDLASSTDSLTSLSSGSFTPQVSAPVDDEKKPTAVTTKSNITVLNVHSNKRTKSHGFLNKIFATLDQQKLVVDLISTSEVHVSMAFHAPDSNLKQAVEELRKYGTVDVKRGMTIVSLIGTRMKAMVGCAGMFFSTLAQAGINIEMISQGANEINISCVIEEKDALKALNVIHQGLLCPRRKI
- a CDS encoding uncharacterized protein (Compare to YALI0D11726g, similar to uniprot|Q07800 Saccharomyces cerevisiae YLL010c PSR1 plasma membrane phosphatase involved in sodium stress response), whose product is MTTKYHKPDTTSSAYGPNAATSAAQRAAAASSTAATPTQQSPAVSAEVGDISSRPVSGVDSLSPSKPDEVEPPKAVVTEPEPTTDVTPIPEAVVVPPSSASPNTRPVASNTASHSKAAAQAAPKQAQKTSSAATNAAVAAASGSGSAPHQPPKRPGHQPQKPAAADEGFMSKLCCCFSSSEPEYDTQTRPATATGAGATASASSSTAYEPKVMARPAAKDAASERKDQQQQQQQRQQQQQQHNVDRHATDNQVSPQAHSHGTGATGAVGAGAAVGAAGAAAVAATTAPAEADTHDAHTASNAELQATQVDKLADDSSAYELSDVIPASQASEFSSDPRYFAPSQGWLLNPVSDQLAGRKCLVLDLDETLVHSSFKYIHQADFVIPVEIEGQYHNVYVIKRPGVDEFMKRVGELYEVVVFTASVSKYGDPLLDQLDIHNVVHHRLFRESCYNHQGNYIKNLSQLGRPLKDVIIIDNSPASYIFHPQHAIPVSSWFSDAHDNELLDMLDFLEDMSKPKVEDVSLVLDVNM
- a CDS encoding uncharacterized protein (Compare to YALI0D11748g, some similarities with uniprot|P33296 Saccharomyces cerevisiae YER100w Ubiquitin-conjugating enzyme E2-28.4 kDa (EC 6.3.2.19)), with protein sequence MASPAGFKRLTKEYQRIQDEPVPYILTRPTDANILEWYYVIQGPPDTDYEGGQYLGKVVFPSQYPYAPPSIRMLTPSGRFLPDTRLCLSISDYHPESWNPSWGMGTIMTGLLSFMTGTEHSTGCDTATNSFGRKKLAQESHAWNERNEHFKKWFENRQHVEKCMTTAIQTSKGEKKVDIKETSKSTSAPTATVISSASAASADSSSSPTSEKHKKPEVIDLDDSPPSTPRVKKKKKKPEVQGDSEFEPILLD